ttttctcgaAACAAGAGAAAATGGACTTACACCACATTCAAAATAAACGGtccaaatatttataaaaaatgtgaaataatgcaatctattctaacttttttagtctaataattttttttagactaATCTATGctactttttttaaacagtCACCAGATCTAgctaccaacctatttttccCCCAAGCCTTTGTTTGACACCCctccctatccttttacattgggCGGATGACGTCACTGAGGTGAAACAACTTTcagaaacgccgattctagacaggaagttgttaattttgttgtaaataacTTCCAGGAAATATCGAAGTATCTACTGCAATTAGAATTGAACCTGCTTCACAATTATAGAATTTACTTCAGTATTGTAGAATTAGCATTTACTACTGTTTTATTCAACCCACCTATTGTTTCCGATATTTCTGGTGGTTTTTATGACTTAATTGCAGTCATATAACGAACAAAGATGGGGTTGTATACAGGTAGTTTACGAATCCCAAACTCTAGCGTGCAAAAATGTGCGTCCCTGGACCTAGTTCACTAGGAGGACCTATCAAAAATCACGTCCAGGTACTTTTTCGGGGTAATAATTACTGCCACTACTGTTTCTGAGGGTCATAAAAACCACCAGAAATATCGGAAGCTAATAATATGGTAATAATATAGATTTGGCTGGATATTGCCACTCTCACTTCTGgttaaaaaatgtgtataaaatatattcaaagttgatttttttgttaattggtCGAGAACCAATGCATTGACCCtatttcgttaaaaataaatcaaaattatttgtgaTTGTCATTTGAACTATGAATTAATATCAGAaaaacattataaataaacagcaataaaaaaaatccaacTTCCACGATTAATTAATCCCAAAAAACACATTTACAAAACACTTAATAAAACAACCTATTTCATTAAATGCCAATTAGGTAAAATTTGAACAATCTTAGTAGAAATATGATGAGttaaattataacaaacaGTTTCCCCACCGGCTAAAATCGCCCCCCAAGTACCAAAAGTACCATAATCAAAAATCGTGTGATTACAAGACGCCAAAATAGCCAAATCATCGGCCGCTTTGTTTTTCTCACTAGCAATATAAACGTTATCGTAACTTTTAAAATGCGCTTGGCACCAACCCGGATCGTCACTTACCACGAtaaaagtaacatttttatacttatttaaGAAATACCCCATCGCCTTTCGATAAAACCCCATCCCGACCGCGTTTATATGCAACTTTCTTTGTAAGTATCCGATATAATCGGTTCTTCTCACGTGAATCCCAACGAAAACCGATCCCGATTTACCTTTTGAAGCTTcccttaataatttttgacttctCACCAACAAAGCTCGTCGAAACGAAAACTCTTGGATGATATCTTGGACccatgataaaacaatttcCAGTTCCATCGTGTACTTCTTTAATATAATACTTTGGTTTGTGTAATTCCACGAATCGACTGATCGTACGAAACGGTTTAACTCGCAATGGCcgatttcttcaaaacttGGTACGGATAAAACGTCAAATACTTTATCTAATTCAGCACGGATACATTGTGGCACGTAAGTTTCCAATCCAGTTCGTCTTCCGATCGCCCAAACGCTCGCATATGCCCACATTTGGTTTCCCAATCTTCCTCCTTGTTCCACTGTTACGATACCCTGTTGGGGACATCTTCGATGCTTGAAAACTACTCTTCGTTTAATGTTACCTTTACAAATGCGTTGTTCGAAGTCCGCGTATCGTTTTACTGTTGTATGTTTTGCGTTGATATCGTACAAAGGGAACAAAAAAACGTGCACGAAAGAGATCACACACAGTGCTAAAATCGTTGCTGTGAACAGTATGTTTTGGTTGGCGtttatcattttaataatgtgTAGTTTAAATCGCGGCACGTGTacatttttatcgttttaGTCTTCGAACAGCTTCTTTCGGCGTTTGAGGCATTctgttttattgattttttgtaGGGTATAAACAGTAGTGAATTTAGGTACATTGCTATTGGAATAAACTCGTTCCCATattctttttgattattaCCACTTTTTACTAATATTTatactaataataatcataTTGAGTAATATTATccattttaagaaatataaaataaattttatttaaaagttgaGGTTATGTATGTAACTATTTCAATGCTACCAACACAACTCAATAAAAACTCcattaatgttttaatgaataaatgtATACATATACATTCATTCTTTaagaaactaaaattaaaaaattctaacctataaattaaaaagtaggTGTAAAtgatcaaagttttttttttaccttgaAATGGTCGGAAAAGTTTGTAGAGGTGTAGGAAAAGTTTTCAAAGTTCCAATACGATCACTTTTAGTCGTCTTTAGCAACTTTTCTTcttgatatttataaaaactgtttataaCCAACTTGtatttttgacgtttgtcAAAAGCGCCATCTGTGGGGtgctaaaataaaaagaattgttttaaaatataattataattaattaatttttttattaatctaatCATATAATTTCTacttttgaattaaaaagttattaattaaatttttttcttataataattaattaaattattacatataattaattgttgttgtttagaagcgccatctatgaaaatttataattatttctattacttggtttaattaaaaacgatttttaacttatttcatgaaattaatgaaaatatgaacaattttattattgtttgaagaataaatgtttatgtttaaaaaaaaaaaaaaaattctaatctataaattaaattgtaggTGTAAATGATCAaagtttatctttttttaccTTGAAATGGTCGGAAAAGTTTGTAGAGGtgtaagaaaacttttaaaagttCCAATACGATCACTTTTAGTGCTCGTTAGCAACTTTTCTTCGcgatatttataaaaactgtttataaccaactaatatttttgacatttgtcAAAAGCGCCATCTGTGGGCTGCtaaaataaaaggaattggttgttattgaaattctttaaatttaaaattaaatttaaaattttttataaaaaataatctaaatttgttacgaaattttaaaatatttacaaattcttATCGCAATCTTTAACCTTGTacaaaacgataaatttaatcagcaataaataaaaaaattctttcactCCCTACTAGATGGCAGCacattatcaataaaatgtcatttgCAATTAGACAATTAATAAGGTATCATAATTTCAGGCCGATTTTAACGACTAATACCTTTAAAACACCCTTATTTCCAATAAAACGCGCAACGGTatgtatttatattacaacACTTCCAcacacaaaaatttaatatacacaaaaatgaaatatcatATGGACATAACCTTGAAATAAACCGGCTCTATTTTTTGGTGTTTTTAGATGAGTTCTGAGGTAGAAAAGGCCCAAGGTGCTACATTTGACAATAAACCAACGATTTTCGACAAGATCATCTCTAAAGAAATCCCTGCTGatattatttatgaagatgatcAATGTCTTgcttttaatgatattaaccCGCAAGGTCCTGTGCATTTTTTGGTAATTCCCAAGAAAAGAATTCCAATGTTGGATATGGCAGAACCAAGCGATGCCGAAGTATGATTAATTTAAtggttttatataataattattattttttttattagcttTTGGGACAACTGCTGATTGTTGCTAAGAAACTTGCCCAGGAAAGGGCTCCAAATGGGTACCGTTTGGTGATTAATAACGGTCCTGATGGGTGCCAGTCTGTTTATCACATACATATTCATATTGTGGGTGGTCGTCAACTTCGTTGGCCCCCaggttaaaaatatatcaaaaaaagttttcaaatttCGTTTGTTGTGTTAGTAAAAAATGATGGaggttaataaatatattaaaaggagtgtttttaattttttaaagtaatgtAGAATAGAAACACCAtaaagttcgttttttttcctataatacctgtcaaattgtaaagttggcaaaattaatagggagttttgttttatcatgttttgaaataaatatgtcaaactGACGTTTATTTGAGTTTtcctatttaaaatataataggtatatttatttatctaaaaatttattaaaattttaacctcaactatttagttactgaaaatgttattagaaatcaggaaaacaacctaaattttataagggccCTActtaataccaacagaaacccaaaaaaatttactttgacaagtattatagaaaaaatacgAACTATTCTTCCTATAAATACTTATTTGCGTGTTTCTGTAGTAAGAATGCATTAAAAAGTAACTGATATAACAAGTGATAACTTCAATTATCGACTTTCACTATCAGAAACAATTCAATCACAACGATTTGTAATATTTGTATCAATAAGATCTTGAGAGTCTTATGGTTATGACTAACATCTGTTAAAGAAGTAGTCCTGGTTTAGGTAGGTGttatatacagtatgtccacGGAAAAGGTGTTGAAtaggaaaaacttttttatttttaattttatcgaaaaaagttgtcttgataaaaaattttgctagTTTTTAGAGTAAGATTGGGATAGAAACATTTAACATACTTTATACGCGGTGttcagaaaattgaaaaaactttaaatggtACAAGAGTAAAGTCAATTTATTTGAGAAGATATGGAAATAAGTTATTaggaaaagttgttcaaaagtaAAAGGTAGTCTCTAATaccaattttcgaaaaattcggcctacttttatttatttgtcatcattaaatttattttaatatcaattaacTAATTCCAAATTAACAATGCATGAGTTGTAAGTTTATTTACTCAAACACACCATCCTGTTGGGCACATGCTTTTAAACGAACAAGTAATTcatcaaaactttttctaaCCTCATGTaaagatattgaaaattaaaaaaattaattaaattaaaaagtttttcctaTTCAACACCTTTTCCgtggacatactgtatattcAAGATGATGTTGGGATTTCGACTGGAACTAATTTGACACAGTTACTTCAGGGCATTTTGGAAACAAAGCGTCGACCAATGTTATCATTGTGgcaagttttttttgttcatagtTATAAAGATTGTGGAAGTAGCTTCATTTATCTGCCTCAGACTACATTCTGCTTACTGTGAAACTAATGATCATTgtcaatattttcttctaataTTTTCTAGTCAAGATGTTAGGTTGGCAATTATTTCTCCATATCTCCTTGCGCATGTAGTTTCATGTGGGGGTGAATGAAATAATAACTTGTGTTTCTATGCATTTTACCAGAAGAACTAAAATACGGGAAAATTATACCAATACAGAAACCTGGAGATCCCAACGACCTGAATAATCCGTCCAATCTCTGTCCTACCTACAATGCccaaaattttggaaattgtCATAAAGAAGTGCTTACTCAAATATTTGACTTATGAAAACTTATTAACGACTTACCAACACGGTTATCAACCAGGTAAATCCTAGAGCACGGCACTGCTTAATGTATGACAAGTGATTAAGATGATCAGAAGAGGTTTTGATGAACAAAGATATACTCAAATTGCCTTTTGTGATCTTAGCAAGACTTTTGATCTGTAAATCATGACATTCTTACTAAGAAATTGAACAAATACGGAATAAGAGATAAGGCCCTTAACCTGTTGGTTTCATATCTAGATCAGCGACAACAACAAACTCATTGGAAAAGTGAAATATCGGAGTGGAAGAGAGTCGAAACAGGAGTTCCGCAAGATTCGATTCTCGCCGGATTTTGCTTTATGCGTAATGCTTTATGCATTACTTCCTTCATAAACGTGGAAAAGTATATTGAAAGACTTCAGAAAAAAACTAGTACAACAATGCTTGAGGCAGAAAAGTGATTCAAGTCGAACAAATTACAACTAAATCCAAGTTACTTACGTTTTATACGAAAACCAATGATCACGTTACAAATCAAAAGACTAAATTCCTTGGCGTGGTGTTTACGGAATCTTTGAGTTGGTCGGAACACATATCGCagcttaaaaagaaattagtaACTTCAATATATTGTTTAAAAGTAATGGTTAAAAATGTACCATCGGCTGAATCACGAAATGTGTATTTCGGATACTTGCACAGCATGGCGGTGTATGGCATAGCAATATTGGGTGCTTCCAGTGGCCTTAAAGAAGTTTTCAAATAGCAAAGGAAAGCGATAAGATCGCTAATATAGGTTTAAAACAACAtcagatgttgtcaaatagattgtcatttgttgtatcggagtatcttatacaggctggtctaaaattgaattactgtttctctatattcaatggcgagaaagccccatattttttagcctatcagaaagagaatttaattctctacaaattatctataaacattccgatacctatttattgttcTAACTTATTGTTCTAACTTAttgttctaacgaaccagttacgtgagacacctgtatatataaatgatTTGCCTTTCAATCTAACATCAGAGGTAACATGTGTGTATGCCGACGTCATTTATAACAATAGCAAAAACGGAGCAAAAAGTGAAAAGGTGCAGCGATAAAAACTTGGAAAGAGCAGAAATATGGTTCCATAACAACAAATTGAAAATCAATGCTGAGAAAATACagtatttaaaatttgcaCCAAAAAATGATACAACGGTGTGTAATATCAAGTACTTAGGGATGAATATAGATAAGAAACTTACCTGGTAGTCACATATATCGGGATTTAGCTTCTAAATAgcttattttgcaaatttcc
This region of Onthophagus taurus isolate NC chromosome 3, IU_Otau_3.0, whole genome shotgun sequence genomic DNA includes:
- the LOC111421329 gene encoding galactoside 2-alpha-L-fucosyltransferase Sec1-like — translated: MINANQNILFTATILALCVISFVHVFLFPLYDINAKHTTVKRYADFEQRICKGNIKRRVVFKHRRCPQQGIVTVEQGGRLGNQMWAYASVWAIGRRTGLETYVPQCIRAELDKVFDVLSVPSFEEIGHCELNRFVRSVDSWNYTNQSIILKKYTMELEIVLSWVQDIIQEFSFRRALLVRSQKLLREASKGKSGSVFVGIHVRRTDYIGYLQRKLHINAVGMGFYRKAMGYFLNKYKNVTFIVVSDDPGWCQAHFKSYDNVYIASEKNKAADDLAILASCNHTIFDYGTFGTWGAILAGGETVCYNLTHHISTKIVQILPNWHLMK
- the LOC111421330 gene encoding histidine triad nucleotide-binding protein 1; translation: MSFAIRQLIRYHNFRPILTTNTFKTPLFPIKRATMSSEVEKAQGATFDNKPTIFDKIISKEIPADIIYEDDQCLAFNDINPQGPVHFLVIPKKRIPMLDMAEPSDAELLGQLLIVAKKLAQERAPNGYRLVINNGPDGCQSVYHIHIHIVGGRQLRWPPG